A single Nitrosospira multiformis ATCC 25196 DNA region contains:
- the rpsO gene encoding 30S ribosomal protein S15, producing MAVTTDQKAQVVRDYQRAAGDTGSPEVQVALLTARINDLADHFKTHVKDHHSRRGLLRMVSRRRKLLDYLKQNSVESYRTLIERLGLRK from the coding sequence ATGGCAGTCACAACCGATCAAAAAGCACAGGTGGTGCGCGATTATCAACGGGCCGCAGGAGACACGGGTTCTCCCGAAGTGCAGGTAGCGTTACTGACCGCGCGTATCAACGATCTGGCCGATCATTTCAAAACGCATGTCAAGGATCATCACTCCCGCCGCGGTTTGCTGCGGATGGTAAGCCGTCGGCGCAAGCTGCTCGATTATTTGAAGCAGAACAGTGTGGAGAGCTACCGGACGCTGATAGAACGGCTTGGCCTGCGCAAGTAA
- a CDS encoding phosphorylase codes for MGIDPISCIEPEVPRVTAVGIIVAMRMEAGCITPLRLSFNQRTDLGNGAAVWLCGVGAEAAGAAATGLKNAGAAALMSFGFAGALHAGLNSGALVLPESIHTGGCLLPVDLNWRARLLGCLPDQLNVAGGILAASSKVLTSTSAKRELAEATGANAVDMESGAVAEVATNAGLPFMVVRAISDPLDFSPPRVLLEAVRPDGSPHLRRLLGLLLKRALTLGTLLRLASDARAARSTLSTVVRYADAEMRAVHSPAPSLGGYVARRQAIGSDRS; via the coding sequence ATGGGCATTGACCCGATTTCATGCATTGAACCGGAAGTTCCCCGGGTGACGGCGGTCGGCATCATTGTCGCCATGCGGATGGAGGCGGGTTGCATAACGCCATTGCGCCTCTCCTTCAATCAAAGGACAGATCTCGGGAATGGCGCTGCCGTCTGGCTGTGTGGAGTGGGGGCAGAGGCGGCCGGTGCAGCCGCAACCGGACTGAAGAATGCAGGAGCTGCTGCACTGATGAGTTTCGGCTTTGCGGGCGCATTGCATGCAGGCCTGAACTCGGGAGCGTTGGTGCTGCCAGAGTCGATCCATACGGGCGGTTGTCTCCTGCCGGTTGATTTGAATTGGCGCGCCCGTCTGCTGGGATGCCTGCCCGATCAGCTGAATGTGGCAGGTGGAATCCTGGCTGCCAGCAGCAAGGTGCTTACCTCCACTTCTGCAAAACGCGAGCTGGCCGAAGCCACCGGCGCGAACGCAGTAGATATGGAAAGCGGCGCAGTCGCCGAAGTTGCCACGAATGCCGGATTGCCATTCATGGTAGTACGCGCTATTTCAGATCCCCTCGACTTCTCACCCCCGCGTGTTCTGCTTGAGGCAGTACGACCGGACGGAAGTCCTCACCTGAGACGCTTGCTGGGGCTGTTGCTGAAGCGCGCGCTGACTCTCGGCACGCTCCTGCGGCTGGCATCGGACGCGCGAGCCGCGCGCTCTACCCTGTCGACCGTAGTACGATACGCCGATGCGGAAATGCGCGCCGTTCATTCACCCGCGCCCTCGCTTGGTGGATATGTCGCCAGGCGGCAAGCCATCGGCTCTGATCGTTCTTGA
- the shc gene encoding squalene--hopene cyclase has translation MKKFGGMARTSLQAQSPGSNNTPSMDEKMLKAGLEAARGALLAQQREDGHWCFPLEADCTIPAEYILMMHFMDEVDLDLEVRIARFIREKQDVAHGGWPLYYGGEFDLSCSVKAYYALKIVGDSPDAPHMVRARAAILKHGGAARANVFTRLLLAMYDQLPWRGVPFVPVEIILFPKWFPFHTSKVAYWSRTVMVPLSILCSLKARAANPRKVAIRELFTVPPGEERNYFPVRTALNRVFLLIERTLSLLEPFIPQGVRRLALRRAESWIVERLNGDSGLGAIFPAMVNAGEALALLGYPYDHPAREQCRKALRLLLVEEGERTWCQPCVSPVWDTVLTCLAFQEDTEVDQKPIRKALDWLVPCQVLDAPADWQEDHPGLPGGGWAFQYANPHYPDLDDTAAVAWALYQADPKAYQESISRAADWLAGMQSSNGGFAAFDSDNTYYYLNEIPFADHGALLDPPTSDVSARCAGFLALYGQSRHKQALERSLAYLFNEQEASGAWFGRWGSNYIYGTWSVLEAFRLAGIDAGHPAIRRAVHWLKSVQREDGGWGESNDSYLSPQQAGQFHTSTSFHTAWALLALMGAGEWRSHEVHRGIAYLLREQDSDGLWHEPWFTAPGFPRVFYLKYYGYTKYFPVWALTRFHALNRKFPG, from the coding sequence ATGAAAAAATTCGGAGGTATGGCGAGAACTTCATTGCAAGCTCAATCCCCGGGCTCAAACAATACTCCCTCAATGGACGAAAAAATGCTGAAAGCGGGACTGGAAGCGGCACGCGGTGCGCTGCTGGCTCAGCAGAGGGAGGATGGCCACTGGTGCTTTCCATTGGAGGCCGATTGCACGATTCCCGCCGAGTATATACTGATGATGCACTTCATGGATGAAGTGGACCTGGATCTGGAGGTCAGGATTGCCCGTTTTATTCGTGAAAAACAGGATGTAGCGCACGGAGGCTGGCCGCTCTACTACGGCGGTGAATTCGATCTGAGTTGTTCGGTCAAGGCCTATTATGCTCTGAAAATTGTGGGGGACTCCCCGGACGCGCCCCACATGGTGCGTGCGCGTGCAGCAATTCTGAAACATGGCGGCGCAGCGAGAGCAAATGTATTTACACGCCTGCTGCTTGCCATGTATGACCAGCTTCCCTGGCGAGGCGTGCCATTTGTGCCGGTGGAAATCATACTGTTCCCCAAGTGGTTTCCATTCCATACCAGCAAGGTCGCATACTGGTCGCGGACCGTAATGGTTCCGCTATCTATCCTGTGCAGCCTGAAGGCGCGCGCGGCGAATCCGCGCAAAGTCGCCATTCGTGAATTGTTTACGGTACCTCCGGGGGAGGAGCGGAATTATTTTCCGGTACGTACTGCGCTCAATCGCGTGTTTCTGCTGATCGAGCGCACTCTCTCCCTGCTCGAACCCTTCATACCCCAAGGGGTGCGCAGATTGGCGCTGCGGCGGGCGGAAAGCTGGATCGTGGAAAGGCTGAACGGCGACTCAGGCCTGGGGGCGATCTTTCCTGCCATGGTGAATGCCGGCGAAGCTCTGGCATTGCTTGGATACCCATATGATCATCCCGCGCGGGAGCAATGCCGCAAGGCGCTGCGCCTGCTGCTGGTGGAGGAAGGCGAGCGTACCTGGTGCCAGCCCTGTGTTTCCCCAGTATGGGATACCGTCCTGACCTGTCTCGCCTTTCAGGAGGATACGGAGGTCGATCAGAAGCCCATCCGGAAAGCGCTCGACTGGCTGGTTCCCTGTCAGGTGCTCGATGCGCCGGCGGACTGGCAAGAAGATCATCCCGGATTACCGGGCGGGGGCTGGGCTTTTCAGTATGCAAATCCCCACTATCCCGATCTCGACGACACGGCTGCGGTGGCGTGGGCACTGTACCAGGCCGACCCTAAGGCTTATCAGGAAAGCATCAGCCGGGCCGCCGACTGGCTGGCGGGGATGCAGTCCAGCAATGGGGGGTTTGCGGCTTTCGACAGCGACAATACGTATTACTATCTCAACGAGATCCCGTTTGCCGATCATGGGGCGCTCCTTGATCCTCCCACCAGTGATGTTTCCGCCCGCTGTGCAGGTTTTCTCGCCTTGTACGGCCAGTCCAGGCATAAACAGGCGCTGGAACGGAGTCTGGCATACCTCTTCAATGAACAGGAGGCCAGTGGCGCCTGGTTCGGCCGCTGGGGCAGCAATTACATCTATGGAACGTGGTCTGTGCTGGAGGCCTTCCGTCTGGCCGGGATAGATGCCGGTCATCCTGCCATCCGACGCGCGGTGCACTGGCTCAAATCCGTGCAGCGGGAGGATGGCGGATGGGGAGAAAGTAACGACAGCTATCTTTCCCCCCAGCAGGCAGGCCAGTTTCATACCAGTACTTCTTTTCATACCGCATGGGCACTGCTTGCACTGATGGGAGCCGGCGAATGGCGAAGTCATGAGGTTCACCGGGGAATTGCCTACCTCTTGCGGGAACAGGACAGCGACGGGCTCTGGCATGAGCCCTGGTTTACCGCTCCCGGCTTCCCGCGGGTTTTCTACCTCAAGTACTACGGGTATACGAAATATTTCCCGGTATGGGCATTGACCCGATTTCATGCATTGAACCGGAAGTTCCCCGGGTGA
- a CDS encoding VacJ family lipoprotein, whose amino-acid sequence MRTSFLLLACISLFTGCAALHKNDASIDTIDPNERANRQFYNFTDKVDRAVLAPVADAYIKHVPDPLQRSIGNFYDNLAYPNVILNAFLQGKVRQGFQDTLRFAVNSTIGLGGLFDMAGPMGLPQHDEDFGQTLGVWGVDTGSYLFVPLIGPSSYRDAPGIPVSVFSNLLFYAGTVASSAVVAPITVLSIIDRRARLSGPMRIRDQAALDPYLFVREGFLQQRKHLIYDGDPPPESLDEFADEDSVQNEAAAEPLR is encoded by the coding sequence ATGCGAACTTCCTTCCTGTTGTTGGCATGCATATCACTGTTTACCGGTTGCGCGGCGCTGCATAAGAACGATGCGAGTATCGATACGATCGATCCGAATGAAAGAGCCAATCGACAGTTTTACAATTTTACCGACAAGGTGGATCGCGCCGTTCTGGCGCCGGTTGCGGATGCTTATATAAAGCATGTGCCCGACCCCCTGCAGCGTTCGATTGGCAATTTCTACGACAACCTTGCATATCCCAATGTTATTCTTAATGCTTTCCTGCAAGGTAAAGTACGGCAGGGATTCCAGGACACCCTTCGCTTTGCGGTCAATTCGACCATCGGCCTGGGCGGGCTCTTCGACATGGCAGGGCCCATGGGGTTGCCACAGCATGATGAAGATTTCGGGCAGACCCTCGGCGTCTGGGGCGTTGATACCGGCTCCTACCTTTTTGTCCCTCTGATCGGCCCCAGCAGCTATCGGGATGCGCCCGGCATTCCTGTGAGCGTTTTCAGCAACCTTTTGTTTTATGCGGGTACTGTTGCCAGCAGCGCGGTGGTAGCTCCAATCACGGTTTTAAGTATCATCGACAGGCGGGCGCGATTGTCCGGCCCCATGCGTATTCGGGACCAGGCCGCTCTGGACCCCTATCTTTTCGTTCGCGAAGGTTTTTTACAGCAGCGCAAGCACTTGATCTATGATGGCGACCCGCCGCCCGAAAGCCTGGACGAATTCGCAGATGAGGATTCCGTACAGAACGAGGCCGCGGCCGAGCCATTGCGATGA
- a CDS encoding MMPL family transporter, whose translation MTTTDNGSESRIYRIFAAWATVCYRHSAWVLFTALLISAGCSIYVSRNLGMNTDTTDMLSRDLPFRVNITHYNKTFPQDVDTLLVVLEAPTPEQVHQATERLAAQLKKDTLNFEDIYPPTAGDFFTRNGLLYESVAELQHITDRVAAAQPLMAHIAGNPTLAAFADVLTGAIEELQKGRDMELSPVLGAVSDTMKARLEGAPRALSWQALFSGESQKSKYQELIIAKPKLNYDQMFPGEQAINALFAAAGDAGITEDGAVRLRITGEVALSHDELSSSLLGMQYAGIITFILVVVVLYFAMRAPGLIINVLVCLAMGLILTAAFATAAVGHVNLISIAFAVLYIGLGADFAIHFLLRYREVLESGNSSTEALHVSGGDAGAALTACTITNAIGFYAFIPTDYSGVAELGIISGTGMIISLLVTLTVAPALLRYLPKRQQAKASAPPKASVGRVLELSLKWHRLTYAATLAASIGALLLLPQVRFDYNLLNLQDQKGKAIQAFRELLAQPDLSPWHSVALAEDKKELARLTQALSKLPEVEKVVSLPDFVPANQEEKLQLIEEMALTVGPIAEVGQDRRVESSLRQQREALDALTVALDNFIAARPEHAAVPAARKLRSSLSSLFEQLDTASPAGQVALLRSLEGDLLVTLPAALESLRTATEANLFGEQDLPPSLSNRWQAQSGEYRLAIYPSEDLNDNNALRRFVRSVQKVAPEVTGAPVVTLEAGEAVVHAFMQAFLLALVGIIVALLVLLRSVKYMLLVLLPLLLSSLFTAAFTVLLDVPFNFANIIALPLLLGLGIDSSLHMVHRSLNNELVSEILIHTSTARAIFYSALTALVDFASLMFSSHRGTASMGIMLTVGLAFTLICTLVILPALLRAPAAGAKARFVR comes from the coding sequence ATGACCACAACAGACAACGGCTCGGAAAGCCGCATCTACCGTATTTTTGCAGCTTGGGCCACTGTTTGCTATCGTCATAGCGCCTGGGTTCTTTTCACAGCACTGCTGATTTCCGCAGGATGCAGCATCTACGTCTCGCGCAATCTCGGCATGAATACCGACACAACCGACATGCTCTCCAGGGATCTGCCGTTTCGTGTCAACATCACCCACTACAACAAGACATTTCCGCAGGATGTCGACACGCTTCTGGTAGTGCTGGAAGCGCCGACGCCTGAGCAGGTCCATCAGGCCACCGAACGCCTTGCCGCGCAGCTGAAAAAAGACACTCTCAATTTCGAGGATATCTATCCCCCGACAGCAGGCGACTTCTTCACGCGCAATGGCCTGCTCTATGAAAGCGTTGCGGAACTGCAGCACATAACCGACCGTGTGGCTGCCGCGCAGCCGTTGATGGCCCATATTGCCGGAAATCCTACGCTCGCGGCTTTCGCCGATGTGCTGACGGGCGCGATAGAGGAATTGCAGAAGGGCCGCGACATGGAACTCAGTCCGGTGCTGGGGGCAGTGAGTGACACGATGAAAGCAAGACTGGAAGGAGCGCCGCGTGCGTTGTCGTGGCAAGCCCTCTTCAGCGGCGAATCGCAAAAAAGCAAATACCAGGAATTGATCATAGCCAAGCCGAAGCTCAATTATGATCAGATGTTTCCCGGGGAGCAGGCCATCAACGCGCTATTCGCCGCGGCGGGCGATGCAGGAATTACGGAGGATGGAGCAGTCCGCCTGCGTATTACCGGGGAAGTGGCGTTATCGCATGACGAACTGAGCAGTTCGCTGCTCGGCATGCAATACGCAGGAATCATCACCTTCATCCTGGTTGTCGTGGTTCTTTATTTTGCGATGCGAGCGCCCGGACTGATCATCAACGTACTGGTGTGTCTCGCCATGGGCCTGATTCTTACGGCGGCATTTGCCACCGCCGCAGTAGGTCATGTCAACCTGATCTCCATTGCGTTTGCCGTGCTGTACATCGGTCTGGGGGCCGACTTCGCCATTCACTTTCTGCTGCGTTATCGCGAAGTTCTGGAAAGCGGCAACTCGTCTACCGAGGCGCTGCATGTTTCAGGCGGGGATGCAGGCGCGGCGCTTACTGCCTGTACAATCACAAACGCGATCGGTTTCTACGCGTTCATTCCTACAGATTACAGCGGCGTGGCGGAATTGGGCATCATCTCCGGCACAGGCATGATTATCAGTCTTCTGGTAACTCTTACGGTTGCGCCTGCCCTGCTGCGTTACCTCCCGAAACGACAGCAAGCCAAGGCAAGTGCCCCCCCGAAAGCGTCGGTTGGCAGAGTGCTGGAATTATCCCTGAAGTGGCACAGACTCACCTACGCCGCCACGCTTGCCGCGTCGATTGGCGCGCTTCTTCTGCTGCCTCAGGTGCGGTTCGACTACAATCTCCTGAATTTGCAGGATCAGAAGGGAAAAGCGATACAGGCCTTTCGTGAACTCCTTGCGCAGCCCGATCTCTCGCCGTGGCATTCCGTGGCGCTGGCAGAAGACAAGAAGGAACTGGCCCGTCTGACGCAGGCATTGAGCAAGCTTCCCGAAGTGGAGAAGGTAGTCAGTCTCCCCGACTTCGTGCCGGCCAATCAGGAAGAAAAGCTGCAACTCATCGAGGAAATGGCGTTGACCGTGGGACCGATCGCGGAGGTGGGACAGGATCGCCGCGTGGAGAGTTCCCTCCGGCAACAGCGCGAGGCGCTCGACGCACTGACCGTCGCACTGGACAATTTTATTGCCGCACGCCCGGAGCATGCGGCAGTTCCGGCCGCACGCAAGCTCAGGTCATCCCTGAGCTCCCTGTTTGAACAGCTTGATACAGCCAGTCCTGCCGGCCAGGTCGCCTTGTTGCGGTCCCTGGAGGGAGATCTGCTGGTTACGTTGCCTGCGGCGCTGGAGAGCCTGCGTACGGCGACGGAAGCCAACCTGTTTGGCGAGCAGGATCTGCCGCCATCGTTGAGCAACCGCTGGCAGGCCCAGTCAGGCGAATATCGCTTGGCAATTTATCCATCAGAAGACCTGAACGACAACAATGCATTGCGGCGCTTCGTGCGAAGCGTGCAGAAAGTGGCGCCCGAAGTGACGGGAGCGCCAGTGGTGACCCTTGAAGCGGGCGAGGCGGTAGTGCACGCCTTCATGCAGGCGTTTTTGCTTGCGCTCGTTGGAATTATCGTTGCCCTGCTGGTGTTGTTGCGCAGTGTAAAGTACATGCTGCTGGTCCTGCTCCCGCTGTTGCTGTCCAGCCTGTTTACCGCTGCGTTCACAGTCCTGCTGGATGTTCCGTTCAATTTTGCCAATATCATTGCTCTCCCGCTTTTGCTTGGCCTGGGGATCGATAGCAGCCTGCATATGGTGCATCGCAGTCTGAATAATGAACTGGTAAGCGAGATCCTGATCCATACCAGCACTGCGCGGGCGATTTTTTACAGCGCCCTGACCGCGCTGGTGGATTTCGCAAGTCTGATGTTCTCGTCTCACAGAGGCACTGCGAGTATGGGAATAATGCTTACCGTGGGGCTGGCTTTTACGCTTATCTGTACACTGGTGATACTGCCTGCATTGCTGCGCGCGCCGGCCGCAGGGGCAAAGGCTCGATTTGTGCGTTAG
- a CDS encoding HpnM family protein: MKILSALKSLLQLQIIVLMLLAASPSWSETQESGTPEQVVKQLQEALIKAMREGAKLGYEGRYELLAPVINQTHDLDFIARTSLGANWTQLSAEQQRTFTDTFRKLSIATYASQFKEYDGERFESLERQSMPREQVMIRSKLIQSGGEPVRFDYMLRQGKDGWRIVNILADGVSDLALKRVEYRAILQRDGFPKLLDMLQQKIEQAGKD; encoded by the coding sequence ATGAAGATCCTGAGTGCACTGAAGTCACTGCTGCAACTTCAAATAATTGTCCTGATGCTTCTGGCGGCGTCTCCCTCCTGGAGCGAAACCCAGGAGTCGGGAACGCCGGAACAAGTCGTCAAACAGTTGCAGGAAGCACTCATCAAGGCGATGCGCGAGGGCGCAAAGCTCGGCTATGAGGGACGCTATGAATTGCTGGCTCCTGTCATCAATCAGACGCATGATCTTGATTTTATCGCGCGCACGTCGCTGGGAGCGAACTGGACCCAATTGAGCGCTGAGCAGCAGCGTACCTTTACAGATACTTTTCGCAAGCTGAGCATAGCTACTTACGCAAGTCAGTTCAAGGAATATGACGGCGAGCGGTTTGAGTCTCTCGAGCGTCAATCCATGCCCCGGGAGCAGGTAATGATACGTAGCAAGTTGATTCAATCCGGCGGCGAGCCAGTACGCTTTGACTACATGCTGCGGCAAGGAAAGGATGGGTGGCGTATCGTGAATATTCTGGCCGACGGTGTCAGCGATCTGGCACTGAAACGGGTCGAGTACAGGGCCATTCTTCAGCGCGACGGTTTCCCAAAGCTCCTCGACATGCTCCAGCAGAAGATCGAGCAGGCAGGAAAAGACTGA
- the hpnH gene encoding adenosyl-hopene transferase HpnH, producing the protein MGVPLRQQIAVGTYLLKQKLGGVKKYPMVLMLEPLFRCNLACAGCGKIDYPDHILDKRMSYEECMQAVDECGAPMVSIPGGEPLIHKEMPEIVRGIIARRKYVYLCTNALLLKKKIDDYTPSPYLTFSIHLDGLKERHDASVCQDGVFDRAVEAIKLAVAKGFRVTVNCTLFQGETPEDVAEFLDYAMELGVEGATIAPGFSYERAPRQDIFIKGKDTKNLFRGIFKIGKTRKWKLNHSSLYLDFLAGNQNYQCTPWGNPTRNIFGWQKPCYLLPDEGYASSFQELLDDTPWDKYGNSSNPKCAQCMAHCGYEATAVEDMLQHPLKALLTSIRGPKTTGPMVAEPTPKWAREELQTPATLAGIPVKVER; encoded by the coding sequence ATGGGAGTTCCTTTACGTCAACAGATAGCTGTCGGCACTTATCTGCTCAAGCAAAAGTTGGGAGGAGTAAAAAAATATCCTATGGTCTTGATGCTGGAGCCCCTGTTCCGGTGCAATCTGGCCTGTGCCGGCTGCGGCAAGATCGATTATCCCGACCACATTCTGGACAAGCGGATGTCGTATGAGGAATGCATGCAGGCGGTCGATGAGTGTGGAGCCCCCATGGTTTCCATCCCCGGTGGGGAGCCACTGATACATAAGGAAATGCCGGAGATTGTCAGAGGCATCATTGCGCGCAGGAAATATGTTTATCTGTGTACCAATGCGCTTTTGTTAAAGAAGAAGATTGACGACTATACCCCTTCGCCTTATTTGACCTTTTCCATTCATCTGGATGGTCTGAAGGAAAGGCATGACGCCTCTGTCTGTCAGGACGGAGTGTTCGATCGTGCGGTTGAGGCTATAAAACTGGCGGTTGCCAAGGGATTCAGGGTTACCGTCAATTGCACCTTGTTCCAGGGCGAAACACCGGAAGATGTTGCGGAGTTCCTCGACTATGCGATGGAGCTGGGAGTGGAGGGTGCGACGATCGCGCCCGGGTTCAGTTATGAGCGCGCTCCCAGGCAGGATATCTTCATTAAGGGGAAGGATACCAAGAATCTCTTCAGGGGCATTTTCAAGATAGGCAAGACCCGTAAATGGAAGCTCAATCACTCGTCGCTTTATCTCGATTTTCTCGCGGGTAACCAGAACTATCAGTGCACGCCCTGGGGTAATCCGACGCGCAACATTTTCGGTTGGCAAAAGCCCTGCTATCTGCTTCCGGATGAAGGGTATGCATCCAGTTTCCAGGAGCTGCTGGATGATACTCCCTGGGATAAATATGGCAACAGCAGCAACCCGAAGTGTGCCCAATGCATGGCGCATTGCGGCTATGAAGCCACAGCCGTGGAAGATATGCTGCAGCATCCGCTGAAAGCCCTGCTCACCTCCATCAGGGGACCAAAAACAACCGGACCGATGGTGGCGGAGCCCACGCCGAAATGGGCGCGAGAGGAACTGCAAACCCCGGCCACGCTTGCGGGAATTCCGGTCAAGGTAGAGCGATAG
- a CDS encoding porin, with the protein MKKKLIALAVAGALAAPVVASAQGTNVTLFGRAQAEYSLVDFAGQPSQGALQDNSRSSRWGLQVTEDLGNGLKANARLEFGLNTGSGSATTPREQWVGLSHSHWGDIRFGRLQSPFKDFAGGMTIDPFAYTTLQANGAGGTMSGAANGMGSGANTFVNSAIRYDSASIEGFTFSGILMPGDANSLNPLQDGSLLSGFLPGGLGSNGNTGGRNGEFDGQAAAKYHADFMGMGLDIFGGYSRDNANGIQKSIGLRTEEIWRVGASWAWENFKLSGQYEDVNNALGAATCSTAASLTANPLDSGLVSGQCNSAMNWGGDGNLWFASAQYRLGSTTLVAQGGMTKAHAGGVNAAGSRKADSFTVGAIHNLSKRTSLFGGYQHVYVTDNNPAGSGVNDLAPAPGATVGYTAPNYVAPGSNRSTFTIGLRHNF; encoded by the coding sequence ATGAAAAAGAAACTGATTGCGCTGGCCGTCGCCGGTGCACTCGCGGCCCCGGTGGTTGCATCCGCTCAGGGGACAAACGTTACGCTTTTTGGTCGGGCACAAGCTGAATACAGTCTCGTTGATTTCGCTGGTCAGCCCAGCCAGGGAGCGCTCCAGGACAATTCCCGCTCTTCCCGCTGGGGTCTGCAGGTTACAGAAGATCTGGGCAATGGCCTGAAAGCAAATGCCCGTCTCGAATTCGGGCTTAACACCGGCTCCGGTTCCGCCACCACGCCTCGCGAGCAGTGGGTCGGCCTCTCCCACAGCCACTGGGGCGATATCAGGTTCGGTCGTCTCCAGTCCCCCTTCAAGGATTTTGCCGGGGGCATGACAATCGATCCGTTCGCCTACACGACCCTGCAAGCGAATGGCGCCGGCGGTACCATGTCCGGTGCGGCGAATGGCATGGGTTCCGGTGCGAATACTTTCGTCAACAGCGCCATTCGTTATGACTCCGCAAGCATCGAAGGGTTCACCTTCTCGGGTATCCTGATGCCGGGCGATGCCAATTCTCTCAATCCTCTTCAGGACGGCAGCCTCCTTTCCGGCTTCCTTCCTGGCGGCCTGGGCAGCAATGGCAATACCGGCGGGCGCAACGGTGAATTCGATGGACAGGCGGCAGCCAAGTACCATGCTGATTTCATGGGCATGGGCCTCGATATCTTCGGCGGCTATTCGCGGGATAATGCCAATGGCATCCAGAAAAGCATCGGCCTCAGAACAGAAGAAATATGGCGCGTGGGCGCTTCATGGGCCTGGGAAAATTTCAAGCTGAGCGGGCAGTATGAAGATGTCAACAACGCGCTCGGGGCGGCCACATGTAGCACTGCCGCTTCCCTGACCGCGAATCCGCTCGATTCCGGACTGGTTTCCGGCCAGTGCAACTCCGCCATGAACTGGGGGGGAGACGGCAATCTCTGGTTTGCCAGCGCCCAATACAGATTGGGCAGCACCACGCTGGTGGCGCAGGGCGGTATGACCAAGGCCCATGCTGGTGGCGTGAATGCCGCGGGCTCACGCAAGGCCGACAGCTTTACCGTGGGTGCGATTCACAACCTGAGCAAGCGCACCAGTCTGTTCGGCGGCTATCAGCACGTGTACGTAACCGACAACAATCCGGCAGGGTCAGGGGTTAATGATCTGGCGCCCGCTCCCGGCGCAACGGTGGGCTACACGGCACCCAACTATGTGGCTCCCGGCAGCAACCGGAGTACCTTCACTATCGGTCTTCGCCACAATTTCTGA
- the trpC gene encoding indole-3-glycerol phosphate synthase TrpC, with protein MANILQEIVATKRQEIAALKAQGSLAVLRRQAEALPPPRDFIGALRKKLALGLPAVIAEIKKASPSKGVLREQFDPAAIAVSYGQHGAACLSVLTDQQYFGGSAEYLKQARSACDLPVLRKDFMLDEYQVAEARLMGADCILIIVAAFRDPFISAGSHRQQEEAVVEMRKLESLAHALGMAVLVEVHDGAELELALELASPLIGINNRNLHTFETRLDTTLHLLDRIPPDRMAITESGVLTPDDVALMRGHGVGIFLVGEAFMRAPDPGTELARLFG; from the coding sequence ATGGCTAATATTCTTCAGGAGATTGTGGCGACAAAGCGACAGGAGATTGCGGCATTGAAAGCGCAGGGTTCTCTCGCCGTGCTTCGCCGCCAGGCGGAAGCGTTACCGCCGCCAAGGGATTTCATTGGGGCGCTTCGCAAGAAGCTCGCCCTGGGATTACCGGCCGTCATTGCGGAAATAAAGAAGGCCAGTCCCAGCAAGGGCGTGTTGCGTGAGCAGTTCGACCCTGCCGCCATCGCCGTGAGCTATGGCCAGCATGGCGCGGCCTGTCTGTCGGTTCTGACGGACCAGCAGTATTTCGGTGGCAGCGCGGAATATCTGAAGCAGGCCAGAAGCGCCTGCGACCTGCCGGTCCTGCGCAAGGATTTCATGCTGGACGAATATCAGGTCGCCGAGGCAAGGCTCATGGGTGCGGATTGCATCCTCATCATTGTCGCCGCCTTCCGCGATCCTTTCATTTCGGCCGGGAGCCACCGGCAGCAGGAAGAAGCGGTAGTGGAAATGCGCAAGCTGGAGTCGTTGGCTCATGCGCTCGGGATGGCCGTTCTGGTGGAGGTTCATGATGGGGCGGAACTCGAGCTGGCGCTGGAGTTGGCGTCTCCCCTGATCGGCATCAATAACCGCAACCTGCATACGTTTGAAACCCGCCTGGATACGACCCTGCATCTGCTAGACCGCATTCCCCCAGACCGTATGGCCATCACCGAAAGCGGGGTACTCACACCTGACGATGTTGCGCTGATGCGCGGGCACGGGGTAGGCATCTTCCTCGTGGGCGAAGCCTTCATGCGGGCTCCCGATCCCGGGACCGAGCTGGCGAGGTTGTTCGGGTAA